CGGCAGAGGGAGGTGTTCCAATGAGTCTTGACTATGTAAAATTTTCCGGTGGATTTGAGAAGTTCATGCCCAAAGAATATCGGGACATGGTCGAACATGGCCCGTTCGGAAAGAAAATTACAGTCTCCCAAATGGGGAGCTTCAAGGAAATTCTCGAAGAACATCCCATGTGTGCCGGTTGTGCGATGACTCTGTTCATCCGCCTAGCGATCATCGCCTTCCCCAACCCAGAAGATACCATTACTGTCGGAACGGCAGGCTGTGGACGGTTGGCAATTTCACAGGCTGCGATCCCCTTTGTGTATGGGAACTACGGAGATCAGAACGGTGTGGCGAGCGGATTGAGCCGCGGGTTGCGGTTGCGATTCGGTGACAAGCCGAAGGATGTCGTCGTTATGGCGGGAGACGGCGGGACGGCTGATATCGGCTTCCAGCAAGTGCTCCATTCCTGGTTCCGGAAGGAACGATTCACCACGATCATGTTGGACAATGAAGTGTACGGCAATACCGGTGGGCAGGAGAGCGGGATGACCAACCGCGGCGCCGTTCTCAAGATGGCCCCGCTGGGGAAGAAGTTCGAGAAGATGGATATGTTGCAAATGGCGAAGGTGGCCGGCTGTGCCTATGTGGCATCGGTGGTCCCCAATAATCCCCGTCGTGTCGAGAGCGTCATCAAGAAGGCTGTGTTGATTGCTCGTGAAGTAGGCGCCACCTATATTCAGGCCTACACCTCCTGCAACATCGAGTATGCGATTCCAACCGACAAGGTCATGGAAGACGCGAAAGCCGTTGAGAACGATCGGTATCAGTTCACGGAGTATGTGAGCGATGAGGCTAAGCAGTATCTGACTGAGCGGTATGGCTACAAAGAATATCTTCCGAAGCCGGCTGCTCCTGCCGCGGCAATTCCAAACAAAGCATAAGCGACCAGGAGGGAGGTCCGGACATGGCAAAGCGCTTCAACATTCGGATGGCAGGGGTCGGTGGTCAGGGTGTCGTGACCGGATCACACATTCTCAGCACCGCGGTGATCCATGCAGGCGGTGAAAGCACAATCGTCCCATTTTATGGATCAGAAAAGCGGATGGCGCCGGTTGAGAGTTACGTCCGTGTGTCGGATGAACCGATCTATGAGATCGGAGAGATCACTTTTCCCCATATCATTATTATTTTCCACCCACAAGTGATTACCCACGGCAAGTCGTATACGATGCCGTTCTACTTCGGACTGAAGGAAAATGGAATTGCGCTGATCAATAACGATGGGCCGATGTCGCTTCACAGAGATCAGGCGCGCGAGCTGGAAGAGCGCCATGCCAAACTGTATTATTTCCCCGCCACCAAACTGTCCCTCCAAGTCGCCGGGATGGACCTTGCGACGAACATGGCCTTGATGGGCTGTATCGGAGCCATCACGGGCCTGACGTCTGTTGAGGCGCTGGAGGAGTCGGTGAAGGAGCGATTCCTTGGCAAAGGATTCGTCGTATCCGGTGGAACGGCCGCGTTGGACAGTGTCGTCGAGCGGAAATTCAAGAAGAAGCAGGAATTGATCGATAAAAATGTGGCAGTGATTCAGGCCGGCTGGAATTACGCAGTCGATCACGGTTGGGCTGCGGAATCGGTCAAACGGTCAGAAGCCCGTGTGCCCGTGAGTGCCTAACTAGGATTTAGTTACGAAGGAGTCACAATGTATTTGGTTGCCAATATCAGTGTTGAGATCTGTGCCGCAAAGAGCTGCAAGCTCTGCACGCAATATTGCCCTGAAGCGAAT
The nucleotide sequence above comes from Nitrospirota bacterium. Encoded proteins:
- a CDS encoding ferredoxin oxidoreductase yields the protein MSLDYVKFSGGFEKFMPKEYRDMVEHGPFGKKITVSQMGSFKEILEEHPMCAGCAMTLFIRLAIIAFPNPEDTITVGTAGCGRLAISQAAIPFVYGNYGDQNGVASGLSRGLRLRFGDKPKDVVVMAGDGGTADIGFQQVLHSWFRKERFTTIMLDNEVYGNTGGQESGMTNRGAVLKMAPLGKKFEKMDMLQMAKVAGCAYVASVVPNNPRRVESVIKKAVLIAREVGATYIQAYTSCNIEYAIPTDKVMEDAKAVENDRYQFTEYVSDEAKQYLTERYGYKEYLPKPAAPAAAIPNKA
- a CDS encoding 2-oxoacid:acceptor oxidoreductase family protein, producing the protein MAKRFNIRMAGVGGQGVVTGSHILSTAVIHAGGESTIVPFYGSEKRMAPVESYVRVSDEPIYEIGEITFPHIIIIFHPQVITHGKSYTMPFYFGLKENGIALINNDGPMSLHRDQARELEERHAKLYYFPATKLSLQVAGMDLATNMALMGCIGAITGLTSVEALEESVKERFLGKGFVVSGGTAALDSVVERKFKKKQELIDKNVAVIQAGWNYAVDHGWAAESVKRSEARVPVSA